A single region of the Dehalococcoides mccartyi genome encodes:
- the ruvA gene encoding Holliday junction branch migration protein RuvA encodes MISSLSGILEASGKDWAVINVSGVGFRTYMPASSPALIGELGQRVRVFTHLHVREDALNLFGFGTAEELSLFETLIDVSGIGPKLGLAMLSAMNAEALASAIISGNTELLSTIPGIGKKTASRIVLELKDKIAKSWEAGILSQVTEANSDILATLTALGYSAGEAAKAIASLEDITGLPLEERIKLALNYFNNK; translated from the coding sequence ATGATTTCAAGTCTGAGCGGTATTCTGGAAGCCAGCGGCAAAGACTGGGCGGTAATAAATGTATCCGGAGTGGGTTTCCGCACCTATATGCCGGCTTCCTCGCCTGCCCTTATCGGCGAACTTGGGCAGAGAGTACGGGTATTTACCCACCTCCATGTCCGCGAAGACGCCCTGAACTTGTTTGGTTTCGGCACAGCCGAAGAGCTCTCCCTGTTTGAAACCCTTATAGACGTAAGCGGCATAGGCCCCAAACTGGGTTTAGCCATGCTTTCCGCCATGAATGCCGAAGCTCTGGCTTCCGCCATTATAAGCGGCAATACAGAGCTTCTTTCCACTATACCGGGTATAGGTAAAAAGACCGCCAGCCGTATTGTGCTGGAACTTAAAGACAAGATAGCTAAAAGCTGGGAGGCAGGTATCCTCAGCCAGGTTACCGAAGCCAATTCGGATATTTTAGCCACCCTGACCGCCCTGGGATACTCCGCAGGCGAAGCCGCCAAAGCTATTGCCAGTCTGGAAGATATCACAGGCCTGCCGCTGGAAGAACGGATAAAACTGGCGCTTAATTATTTCAACAATAAGTGA